From the genome of Candidatus Hydrogenedentota bacterium:
AACGCCGCCAGAGGCGCCGCGGCTCCTGGAGCAGCCGGAACAGCCACTCGAGGGAATGCCGCTGCATCCAGGCAGGCGCCATGGCCTTCGTGCCCGCGTGGAAATCAAAGGCCGCGCCGACACAGACCATGACCGCCGGGATGCGCCCCCGATGCACGTGCGCAAATTTCTCCTGGAGCGGGCAGCCCAGGCCGATAAACATCACGCCCGCGCCGCTTGCTTTCACGCGTTCGACCAGCGCGGCGTCTTCCTCGGGCGTCAGAGGCCGGAACAGCGACGGCTCACAGCCCGCAATGCGCAGCTGGGGAAACCGCGCGACGAGATTGTCGCGCATGGCCTCCACCACGTGCTGGTGGCTGCCGTAGAGATACACGCCAATGCCTTCGCGCGCGGCCTGACCGCATACACGCAGCGTGAATTCGGGGCCGTAACAGCGGTCCGGAAGCCCCGCATGATAGAGCAGGTTCAGCGCGTGGCGCACCGGGTGACCGTCCGGCGCGACGACATCGAACG
Proteins encoded in this window:
- a CDS encoding WecB/TagA/CpsF family glycosyltransferase, whose product is MSKSESGIAWPPRHNVIGVRVSATTYDGMLEPVLAAARSGVCACVSHLAVHGVVEGSSDPEFRAMLDAFDVVAPDGHPVRHALNLLYHAGLPDRCYGPEFTLRVCGQAAREGIGVYLYGSHQHVVEAMRDNLVARFPQLRIAGCEPSLFRPLTPEEDAALVERVKASGAGVMFIGLGCPLQEKFAHVHRGRIPAVMVCVGAAFDFHAGTKAMAPAWMQRHSLEWLFRLLQEPRRLWRRYLVYNSVFVWRFGLQYCGLRKYRSAAGPAS